A stretch of DNA from Allomeiothermus silvanus DSM 9946:
GCCTGTCGCCTTTACTTACGCCCCACCCCAGGGCCACCCGGCTATCGCCGCGAAAAGAGGCCTCGAGGTCCGCTCGGTCTCCTTGAGGGGCAGCTTCCACAACCAGGAAGAAGCCCCCGTGAAGCCCGGGAGTGGGGTCGGGAAGATCGTGCTCGAGCTTGCCGGGGGGACATACACCTACAAGGGGGGGTGGCCCAATGACAGGGGCACGAGCGGCGAACCCGACCCTCAGGCCAGTAACCCCCCGCCCACCGGCCCGATTCCGGTCGTCGGCCCCACCCGGCCCCAACCCAGCGGCGACCTCAACTTCGAGCACGACCCCAAGCTGCCCAAATTCGTCTCGCTGGCGGCGGATGGGCTCTCGGTGCGCTTTCAGGCCGGGGAGGGCTCGGTGAAGTGGGCCATCGTCCAGGCCGAGGGCAGGAACTACCCCATGCACCGGCAGCTCTGGCAGGACGGCAGCGAGATCTGGAGGGTAGCGCTTCCCCCCAACATAAAGAACTACCGCATCCGCCTCGAGACCGCCCAGAATAAGCCCGCCGTGTTCGGCCCTTTTGACGCGAATCATCCGTTGGTGGGCCTGGACTGGGTAGGGAAGAGCATCGGCTACCAGGTCTTCCCCGAGCGCTTCTGGAATGGGGACAAAACCAACGACATGCGGGCGCTCGAGACCGACGAGTACCGCTTCAACGAGACCTGGAACCAGAATCCCCAGGCGACTAAGCCCTACCTATCGAACTGGAACGACCCACCCGGTGAGCTGCACTGCTGCCACCAGTATTTCGGTGGCGACCTAGCCGGGTTCCTGGAGAAGCTCCCCCACCTCGAGGCTTTGGGGGTCGGGCTCGTCTACTTCAACCCGCTCTTCGACTCCGGCTCCGCCCACGGCTACGACACCCACGACTACTACAAAATCTCTCCCAAATTCGGCGACGAGGCTCTTCTACGGCAGGTGCTGGACGCAGCCCACGCCCAGGGGATGCGGGTGATCTTCGACTTCGTACCCAACCACACCGGCCTGGGCTTCTTCGCCTTCCAGGACGTGGTGAAAAACGGGCGGGCCTCCCAGTACTGGAACTGGTACACGATTAGGCGATGGCCGTTCCGTCCCG
This window harbors:
- a CDS encoding glycoside hydrolase family 13 protein, yielding MRLLMLLWIAMGLALAVPVAFTYAPPQGHPAIAAKRGLEVRSVSLRGSFHNQEEAPVKPGSGVGKIVLELAGGTYTYKGGWPNDRGTSGEPDPQASNPPPTGPIPVVGPTRPQPSGDLNFEHDPKLPKFVSLAADGLSVRFQAGEGSVKWAIVQAEGRNYPMHRQLWQDGSEIWRVALPPNIKNYRIRLETAQNKPAVFGPFDANHPLVGLDWVGKSIGYQVFPERFWNGDKTNDMRALETDEYRFNETWNQNPQATKPYLSNWNDPPGELHCCHQYFGGDLAGFLEKLPHLEALGVGLVYFNPLFDSGSAHGYDTHDYYKISPKFGDEALLRQVLDAAHAQGMRVIFDFVPNHTGLGFFAFQDVVKNGRASQYWNWYTIRRWPFRPGDASAYDTFSGVGSLPKLNTANPEVKKYLLEVAEHWMRFGFDGLRVDYPQGIVNREDFYRDLRRVVKGVKPDAYIVAEIWVRDPSWLQGDQADSLMNYAIGRDIVLRFARGGGVALYSGRRALTDLARIYADYPEAVVGQGWNLIGSHDTPRVLTDLGGGALGDTPSPESLARLRLAMGLLYALPGMPIFFQGDECGFTGEAGQYPVNELYRYPLQWDRCNPDVLEFYQRLGKVRAGLAALQGPAFRAYAGEGAVLAFLRGEPGQEVVLAAFNKGSEPANLALPGGTWRDALSGQTFQSQAELPAIGFRYLVRAVP